From the Desulfovibrio sp. TomC genome, one window contains:
- a CDS encoding KdsC family phosphatase gives MPEDANLAASRAREVALLVLDVDGVMTDGGIYVDARGEVTKRFHVHDSLGLMAAQAVGLAVAVISGLDSPAVAARMADLGIAEYHPGHHRKMGVLRGILERQGVSPEQTAYLGDDWVDAGPMGLVGLPMTVADAQPEILELALWVSRRGGGHGAVREAVRFILAAKGQLGAAYEWFLD, from the coding sequence ATGCCTGAGGATGCGAATCTGGCCGCCAGCCGGGCCAGGGAAGTGGCGTTGCTGGTTCTTGATGTCGACGGCGTCATGACCGACGGCGGCATCTATGTCGATGCTCGTGGCGAGGTGACCAAACGGTTTCATGTCCATGACAGCCTGGGCCTCATGGCGGCCCAGGCTGTCGGACTGGCTGTTGCGGTCATAAGCGGCCTGGACAGTCCGGCCGTGGCCGCGCGCATGGCCGATCTGGGCATTGCCGAGTACCACCCGGGCCATCACCGCAAGATGGGCGTGCTGCGGGGTATTCTGGAACGCCAGGGTGTTTCGCCAGAACAGACCGCCTATCTGGGCGATGATTGGGTGGACGCCGGCCCCATGGGGCTGGTCGGGTTGCCCATGACCGTGGCCGATGCCCAACCGGAGATCCTGGAGCTGGCCCTGTGGGTCTCGCGCCGGGGTGGGGGGCACGGGGCGGTCCGCGAGGCTGTGCGGTTTATCCTGGCAGCCAAGGGGCAACTCGGGGCTGCCTATGAGTGGTTCCTCGACTAG